In the genome of Rhodoplanes sp. Z2-YC6860, one region contains:
- a CDS encoding amino acid ABC transporter substrate-binding protein has translation MPSFSSKFSSALLLTAGIAAGALTSAAHAAEIKIGAPLGLTGSVADEAKKQEVTFKMWLNKVNAAGGIDVGGTKMKVQLVQYDYQSDGQRAAQLAEKLITDDKVDVLFAPFGSGHTKIVATIAARYEMPTIACAASSESVFDQNSGYLFGTLSPNAALFAPMIALFKEKLPTLKTLAVLGRDDVFPKATAQGIAAAAKAAGLNVAYEQLYPLGTMDHSASLSAIKATNPDWIYITGYTQDLVLARKQMSDLGVKAPIITMVAGPAYKEYVDGLGDLANGITSSSWWHSATSYKGVGVWPTTEDFVKEFVAQEKSDPDYVHASCAATGVLYQNAVERAGSIDKKKVRDALAATDISTFYGPIKFSPNGMNQVRGLPIIQVQDKAIKVLGPAEIKNADLMLLK, from the coding sequence ATGCCGTCGTTTTCCTCGAAGTTTTCCAGCGCGCTGCTTCTGACCGCTGGTATTGCAGCGGGCGCGCTGACGTCCGCGGCGCATGCTGCAGAGATCAAGATCGGAGCGCCTCTCGGCCTCACCGGCTCGGTCGCGGATGAGGCCAAGAAGCAGGAAGTCACATTCAAGATGTGGCTCAACAAGGTCAATGCCGCGGGCGGCATCGATGTCGGTGGCACCAAGATGAAGGTGCAGCTCGTTCAGTACGACTATCAGTCGGATGGCCAGCGCGCAGCCCAACTCGCCGAGAAGCTGATCACCGATGACAAGGTCGACGTGCTATTCGCGCCGTTCGGCTCGGGCCATACCAAGATCGTTGCCACCATCGCGGCGCGCTACGAGATGCCGACCATCGCCTGCGCGGCGTCGTCGGAATCGGTGTTCGATCAGAACTCCGGCTATCTGTTCGGCACGCTGTCGCCGAATGCCGCCCTGTTCGCGCCGATGATCGCGCTCTTCAAAGAAAAGCTGCCGACGCTGAAGACACTGGCGGTGCTCGGCCGCGATGACGTGTTTCCGAAAGCGACCGCGCAAGGCATCGCAGCCGCCGCCAAGGCCGCCGGCCTGAACGTGGCCTACGAGCAGCTTTATCCGCTCGGCACGATGGATCATTCGGCGTCGCTGTCGGCGATCAAGGCGACCAATCCGGACTGGATCTACATCACCGGCTACACCCAGGACCTAGTGCTGGCGCGCAAGCAGATGTCGGATCTCGGTGTGAAGGCGCCGATCATCACCATGGTCGCGGGCCCGGCCTACAAGGAATATGTCGATGGTCTTGGCGACCTCGCCAACGGCATCACCAGCTCGAGCTGGTGGCACAGCGCGACGAGCTACAAGGGCGTCGGCGTGTGGCCGACCACCGAGGACTTCGTCAAGGAGTTCGTCGCCCAGGAGAAGTCTGACCCGGACTATGTCCACGCCTCCTGCGCCGCAACCGGCGTGCTCTACCAGAACGCCGTCGAGCGCGCCGGCTCGATCGACAAGAAGAAGGTCCGCGATGCGCTGGCCGCGACCGACATCAGCACCTTCTACGGTCCGATCAAGTTCAGCCCGAACGGCATGAATCAGGTGCGCGGGCTTCCCATCATCCAGGTGCAGGACAAGGCCATCAAAGTGCTGGGCCCTGCCGAAATCAAGAACGCCGATCTGATGCTGCTCAAGTGA